The genomic DNA GCACCAAAAAGCTcgtgcacgtgcatgcaggaggTCCGACCCAGCTGCGCGTCGACTTGGTGGCGGCTGGCGAGATTCTTGACTTCCAACAGCGCGCCGCGGGAGCTTTTGAAAATGCGCTGCAGGCTCCAGGCGTTTTCTGGCTCTGTGAGAACCGAAGAAGCACCGAAAAACCGCGCAGGCCCACAGACGGACTACATGGAGCGCTTCACCCGAAGGTTCTTCGTGCATGACAGTGAGTCCACGTTCACCTAAGCTGTGCAAAGTGCCACAACGTTTTCTAAGAACCGCGAagacacgcatatatacataatcCGCTCGCAAGTCATGCTACTCGCGAAAGAAGGCGTGAGTCTCTTGGCGTATTCTGCGGAGCTGTCACTCCTCGGAGCGTGGTCctggtgtacatacacttgGATCCACGCGTCAaactgcgttttctctggcgTGCAGGCTGCACTCTGAACGTCGTCCAGGAGGCCGGCCGCGTGCCGCTGTTCTTCTGCgcgcccttcttcctcaaCTCTCTTCAGTTGCTGCTCGAGTTGGCGAGTCTCCTCGGAGCGGCGTTCTCGCAAACTCGCCCGCAGTTGCTGACCTCGGGTGGCAAGCGTCTTTTGAAAGAAAGTCGAAGCTGCGCCTCCCAAGATTTTCCTTTGCTGTCACAAGGCTCGGTTTCCACACCGCGCCACACTTCCACGAAAAGGGGTGCTGGGATGCGGGTCCCTCTGGGAGAGAGTCAGTGTTTGAAATGGGACAGTGAATCTTGTGAATCAGTGCTTGGCGCCTTCGAGGTATCGAATGCGTTGAAGGCTGAAGTGCGTCAGGTGGTGCGTGGCTTTGCAAATGCTgttctcggtttcttccgtGTTTCCCCACACACACTGTTCGATTTCACGGTGCTCACTCAACTCACACTTGAGAGTTTGAGCGTTTGAAAGATAAAAATATGCCCAAAGCGTCGTCAGTTTTGCGCATATTTAGGCAGATTCGACGCCAGCATCTCCGAATTTGCAACTAGCTGTTGCAACGTCTCTAGAGACATGCAGTAAGGCACGCCAACCGGCGTTGGAGCAGATGATCTGACGCGCGGCGGATCCCCGTGTGTCCGTACAGCAAGTCACCTTCGCATGTGTGGCTGCGCAAGAGGCGGGGCCCTGTGCGGACCTCGGCCATCATGTTGAACTTGAGGGGATCCGAGAAAGATGAGAGCGAGAAAATCGGggggaaagagcagagaacgACCGAGCGAGTGCGACACACCCGGAAAGAAAATGGAAAGCGGCTTCCCGAGGACACGGCACGAACGGCAAGAAACCCAAAGTCCGTTGGTCGCAGTTCGACGAACAGTTTTTCCAACTGCCAAATTACATGCATCAGCCATTGgcagtcttcttctctgtacTTTCAAAAGCGAAACAAAACCAAACGAGCACGTACATGTGCTGGTAGCTGGGTTACTCTAGCCCTCGAGGAGCTGTGACGTTGACGCCGCACACGGCACGAAGACCGCCAACACACGCGGAGCCTCGACCTTCGAACGCAttcggcgcctcggcgaagTGTCCTAGTCGTTCTGCGTTCTCGGTCGCTAAAGATTCCACACAGCTTTGCGCGTTTAACGCTTCCACCGGAGTCAAGATTTCCAGTTTTCCCCTCAAGTTGGTCTTTCGTGCGGCCGTCCCCCCGTGACTGCGCCGCCCCGAAGCACGAGACGCGTCGCCAGATGCCTGCTTGCTGAAGCCCTTGGCTAGAAGGAAGCGTTGTCAGTGCGCAGAACCCACTCCCCGCAAGGCGTTCGATGGTTCAGTCCCCTCAAAAATTAAAATCCAACTTTCTTGTATTCAAAGGCAGGCTTCCCCGCCAACTACCTTCTTCTGTCGATCCCCTCGCGAGGTCGCTGACTGGGGTTTGCGGAAGCGGCGCCTCGGGTGCCTTGCTCGTTCTGGGGCGACGCTCCGCCCGAGTCGCCTCCCATGAGACTCGCCATGAGGAGAACTCCCAAAATAAGCCACCAGTTCCGTCTCCAGAATGACGGCTGCTcttccggcttctcgccctcgccttcttggcCCGGAGCCCCCACAGACGGAGCTCGGTGCTGGCCCTCTCCAGGGAAGTACGCGGGCACGATGAGCGCATCTTTTGCAGCTTTTGTCGGCGGCAACACCACTTGCAATGCTGGAACTCTACTCCGCGATTGCGCGGCATTCTGGCCCTTTGAAGCCTGAGCTACATCCGGACAGGTTACCACAAAGCGCTCAGAAACTGCGTTCGCCGAGCCCGTATCTAAAGATCGGGCAGCCTCCAGAGTTTGAGTCGCAGGAATCTGGCCGCTAGAGCCGTCGGGGACACGTTGAatggaagcagagaaaggaacaagggaaggcgagacgtgcagagaaagcaggaaggGCGGCTCAGTGTCGCACACAGCTGACGGAGACCCGGGTCTCGGAGACTCCCTCATGAATGAGAAAACAGGGGCAGATGCCTCGAGAGCTGGAGGAATGTTCTTGGTGTGCTggttcttcccgtcttcttggTTCGCGACGGGTTCaagccgcagagacagcaatGGATACGTGCTGGAGGGCTGCGTTTCCTCAGCTTGCGCAGACTCCTGCTCTCGAGTCGCCGCTTCGACAGCCGACGAAAGAACGCTGTCGGAGAAGGAAATCCACGAGGCCCGAACCGCACGCGTAGGGCCTTCTGCAAAGGCCGGAGCAGCCCCGCCGGCTCCGCCTGAGAACTGGTTCTTGGAGTTAACTGCTCTGGGTTCCGCCGGGCGGCTGTACTCTCGGATGGCCAGCCGTCCCAGTTGCTTCCCCTCAACGTGTGAGCCGACACCTAGCcccgagaaaacggagagccTTACATCATAAAGGAAGTTCGATGTTGCTGAGCAGCATAGCAACAGATGCGTACTAATCGTGGCCCAGACTACAAAGAGTCGGACACAGTCGCGGGCTGCATGCCCTCGTAGTGCGAAAGTAGCACCCACCATCCCCGCGCTACTGCCTGCAAGAGGAAGGTCACACCTTCCTCGACAGAGGAATTGCGCCTTCTagtgaagaggagaaacagccaGAAAAGAAAATATCGTGTGTTACCCTGGACGATGCTTCTCATTCAACGCAGGATGAGGAAAACCGATGTACCGTGTAGTTCAAATGCCGCACAAGACGCTCGTGTAACAAAACACCGCACAGCAGGCACGTTCTCTGTATACTGGTTTTAAGAACCCCCAGCAGTGCCACGGCTGACACGCAAAACACACATCTGAGTTGATCTCTCCCTTGGTAAGTTTGAAGTGCCCATGTTTTGCAAGCCTTCTTTGTGACGTGATTtgcgactgcatgcagaaatgAGCGCGAATCAGCCAAGGGGGTAGGGGCTGGTGCTGTGCAGTGAGACGTGTGCACACTGTTCGATGAGAGCTCGCCGATCACTTAATCATTGAGCACCTACGGATCTGTATAcaagaggacgaaaagaaCAAAACTAGTGTGAGGGAAAACACTTTCATTCATGGGTCGAAAATAGTGTAGTGCCTGTTTAGACTACTAGCTGCAAGCTCGCCCGCGGTTGCCTCACTGGAGACCCAGACGAAAAGCAGGCCCTTGTCTGCAAAGCCCTCCCGTCGAGGTAGTCCGATGGCCAAGGGGTGCGAACTTGACGACGAACGAGATCGTCCTCAATCTCTCGCTGGAGTCGAGCAACAGCTCTTCACAAGTATCAAAGTCTGCAACTTCTTTTTAAATCATtgcatcttcctcctcagGACGTTTAACTATTTCCATCGGCTCAGCCGGACAATCCGGAGCCTAGGCGAGAGCTGCTACTGTGGGGCAAAGTCGCTTCCGTAGTTTCGCGGAAAATGGCTAACCCTCGAGTTTTCTTCGATATAGCCATTGGCGGACGGCCAGCAGGTCGAGTCGAATTTGAACTGTTCAAGTCTATTGTTCCCCGTACAGTAGAGAACTTCAGGGCACTTTGCACTGGCGAAAAGGGTGTGGGTGTCTCGGGTAAACCGTTGTGCTACAAGAACTCAACGTTCCACAGGATAATTCCTTCCTTCATGTGCCAAGGAGGAGACTTCACAAGATTCAATGGGacaggaggagaaagcaTTTACGGCCGGACTTTCGCTGATGAGAACTTCAAGCTGAAGCACACGGAGCCTTTCCTGTTGTCTATGGCGAACGCCGGCCCGAACACTAACGGGTCCCAATTTTTCATTACGACTGTCCCGTGTCCGTGGCTCGATGGGAAGCATACGGTTTTTGGCAAGGTCACCAGCGGACAAAACGTGATAAAGATGATGGAGGGTCAAGGAACACAGTCCGGCAGCGTGAAGCAGTCTGTGGTCATCACTGATTGCGGGGAAACCAAATAGATGCTGGCAAAATGAGAAAGTTCAGTGAAGAAACTGTCTTATCTCGTgcagggcgaagaagaggtaCAGGTATGAGAACGGATGAACGCTCTAGTGATTTGGGTGGCTCGTTAAACATTGCTGTTAGTGAAAAGACGCATTACGCCTTGCTGAGCAGACGTGCCTCCCTGACGTGGCCGGTCGTCGTTTTTTGTGGGTCCTGCTGCTCATGAGAGGGATGTCTGACATGGGAGCGACTGGGGCGATGGGATCAAGACGCTTCATATAGAACTTCGGAGTAACTCCTGTCTCAGAGTCTATTTGTTGTAGTGGCACATATGAGGACGACAGCTATGTGGCGATCGGAATTGTGCAATTTCTCCCTCAACAACCTGTTTTTGCGAGGGAGGGGTTGCTTATTTCGGTTACATTTGGCTGAGGTAAGGCGCTGAGGGCGATGACCTATTTCTGAAGGCCGTTGCCAGTACTTGGGAGCTTATGTGGTGACCTCTCAAGTCACTAATTTGCGAACAGGTGTTTGTCCGCGTGCGCATTCTCCTTGAG from Neospora caninum Liverpool complete genome, chromosome VIII includes the following:
- a CDS encoding Peptidyl-prolyl cis-trans isomerase,related; protein product: MANPRVFFDIAIGGRPAGRVEFELFKSIVPRTVENFRALCTGEKGVGVSGKPLCYKNSTFHRIIPSFMCQGGDFTRFNGTGGESIYGRTFADENFKLKHTEPFLLSMANAGPNTNGSQFFITTVPCPWLDGKHTVFGKVTSGQNVIKMMEGQGTQSGSVKQSVVITDCGETK